One Anser cygnoides isolate HZ-2024a breed goose chromosome 6, Taihu_goose_T2T_genome, whole genome shotgun sequence genomic region harbors:
- the MAP2 gene encoding microtubule-associated protein 2 isoform X23 encodes MAEDRKDEAKAPHWTSGQLTEASSHPHSPEIKEQGGAGAGLVRSANGFPYQEDEEPGLGGREQPGTYARTKENGINGELSAGDRETAEEVSARIVQVVTAEAVAVLKGEQEKEAQHKDQPGPLPIAVEESANLPPSPPPSPASEQTGALEEEEPVESPMAVEAKPAALPGKQAGKEHGPAEPSDQARGLGEGQPESGLEAKVCHEDKVPSVASSRASVTVVAETPLKDTSPSLAEEDLLAATKMEFRVQEGTCPFTTEPLDTKQQESGKDSKTEQPKHDALVPQPAKTEDKKDSQSKDKEKTPSHPTEQISETDSQKKGEASFAEPASKLPGFQEQKDLPSELPKGSKTEERTADVPSSSNQIMSMTFRDDLKDVQDLAISHEGSSLMLSEPKAEAAKSELRSGPSPAVPQELPLKDSYKTKQEPTDQLFAKDLAKDEQIHRDMTLALHEEVAVDGLKTPSAQKIPAWGEEKDMTKEESDEEERYDFYDKGEARILDDGKFTTKPEVKTLSQDKADFQKDAEAKMSSDLFKAEKEMDQSGLPATVDMKKDVQPSTEVSPGKLSPELTLEKTTEHPDTTQLSQTTEKTPEAQSLTTDKAPLEPSQEKDVKKDTKDDKTSVSATDEMKAEVDRSGMSKYFETSALKEEAFKADALKQGSDYYELSDTKESAYEPYQTGRLIPEDKEEEEEELQTELGQQQGMPAHEIGYSTLAQSYTPDKSEEPSSPTERMFTIDPKVYGDKRELHSKNKDDLTLSRSLGLGGRSAIEQRSMSINLPMSCLDSIALGFSFGRAHDLSPLASDILTNTSGSMDEGDDYLPATTPALEKAPCFPIDSREEDEHIEEEKAMAEEKVQPETSVESPFPAKDYYKNGAVLAPDLPEMLDLAGTRSRLASVSADAEAAQKKSVPSDTVLEDSSAALPPVTDENHVTLKAESQLEDLGYCVFNKYTVPLPSPVQDSENLTSETCPFYEGTDEKLRRSLAPDLSLIEVKLAAAEKSKEEFLSEKDLAQHAAGESVLGRDFEQEKKEKLDTVLEKSEDQIDSKEVYPIKGAESERTRPEAILEMKEESVADKVHVPADTTYDRILSTEVTTEKDAVSFLMEEKTLSVVPEMAEIEAPVKPDYNAIKHDLEVAARRADQEYQSQLESKISEGSLPSGKDKTPVKRAGPEPKETQQKDQTILSREAKDADVLSKTEPTYVKDSTKLSETEIKEKVAKPDLVHQEAVDKEESYESSGEHDQAQEGLNGEPLKQEDIKGEPPKPTVSGEEVPAQLPAKEPSLELLLPKTEPPQEEPAEIQMETIPQPTEEIEKIPDTAVKPTEIQTLLPSEVTAGAARREEHEEEEVEGGQEEKEEDKQHLIPEMPQEMDLGKPTGEEMLAKVCPEALPELKGIIESVVTVEDDFITVVQTTVDEGESASHSVRFAATQQEDIETVDSQAEEELEVEEVADIQAEPKEGSPEAPASPEREEILLTDYKTETCDDYKDETTIDDSIMDTDSLWADTQDDDRSIMTEQLETVPKEEKADRELRRPSLDKHKKEKPFKTGRGRISTPERKLAKKEPSTLSRDEVRRKKVYKKAELAKKTEVQAHSPSRKIILKPAIKYTRPTHLSCVKRKQTAAGGETNQAPGVFKQAKEKLSDGVSKSPEKRSSLPRPSSILPPRRAVSGDRDREENSLSLTTSLSSSVRRTTRSEPIRSRTGKSGTSTPTTPGSTAITPGTPPSYSSRTPGTPGTPSYSRTPHTPGTPKSAILVPTEKKVAIIRTPPKSPATPKQLRVINQPLPDLKNVRSKIGSTDNIKYQPKGGQVQIVTKKIDLSHVTSKCGSLKNIHHKPGGGRVKIESVKLDFKEKAQAKVGSLENAHHVPGGGNVKIDSQKLNFREHAKARVDHGAEIITQSPGRSSVASPRRLSNVSSSGSINLLESPQLATLAEDVTAALAKQGL; translated from the exons AAGAACCAGTAGAGAGTCCGATGGCTGTGGAAGCGAAacctgctgctcttcctggGAAGCAAGCGGGGAAAGAGCACGGGCCTGCTGAGCCTTCAGACCAGGCCAGGGGCCTCGGTGAGGGTCAGCCGGAATCTGGTTTGGAGGCCAAAGTGTGTCACGAAGACAAAGTGCCAAGTGTGGCATCCAGCAGGGCGAGCGTAACAGTTGTGGCGGAAACGCCTCTGAAAGACACATCCCCTTCCTTGGCCGAGGAAG ATTTACTTGCAGCCACGAAGATGGAATTCCGTGTCCAGGAGGGCACATGCCCTTTCACAACAGAACCGTTAGATACAAAGCAACAGGAATCTGGAAAAGACAGTAAGACTGAGCAACCTAAACATGATGCCTTAGTTCCACAGCCAGCAAAAACAGAGGATAAAAAGGATTCACAgagcaaagacaaagaaaaaacgCCTTCACATCCAACAGAACAGATCTCGGAAACTGATTCACAGAAGAAAGGGGAAGCCAGTTTTGCAGAACCTGCCTCCAAGCTTCCTGGTTTTCAAGAACAAAAGGACTTGCCATCTGAACTGCCTAAAGggagcaaaacagaagaaaggactGCAGATGTGCCCTCATCATCCAACCAAATTATGTCTATGACATTTAGAGATGACCTTAAAGATGTCCAAGATCTTGCCATAAGCCATGAGGGAAGTTCTCTGATGCTGTCAGAACCCAAGGCAGAGGCAGCCAAAAGTGAACTACGTTCAGGCCCATCTCCTGCTGTCCCCCAGGAGCTTCCTCTCAAAGacagttacaaaacaaaacaggaaccCACTGACCAACTGTTTGCCAAAGATCTCGCTAAAGATGAACAGATCCACAGAGACATGACCCTAGCTCTGCATGAAGAAGTAGCTGTAGATGGCCTGAAAACACCAAGTGCCCAGAAAATCCCTGCatggggggaggaaaaggacaTGACTAAGGAGGAGAGTGATGAGGAAGAAAGGTATGACTTCTATGATAAAGGGGAGGCTCGAATATTAGACGATGGTAAATTTACCACAAAACCTGAAGTTAAGACCCTTTCCCAAGACAAAGCAGACTTTCAAAAGGATGCTGAAGCTAAAATGTCATCTGatcttttcaaagcagaaaaagaaatggaccAAAGTGGGCTTCCAGCAACAGTAGACATGAAAAAAGATGTGCAGCCAAGCACAGAGGTATCCCCAGGCAAGTTAAGCCCTGAACTGACCCTTGAGAAAACAACAGAGCACCCTGATACCACACAGTTATCCCAAACAACAGAGAAGACCCCTGAGGCACAAAGTTTAACCACAGATAAGGCTCCTCTAGAACCTTCTCAAGAGAAAGATGTTAAAAAGGATACCAAGGATGATAAGACAAGTGTTTCGGCTACTgatgaaatgaaagcagaagtggATCGATCAGGAATGTCGAAGTATTTTGAAACCTCTGCACTAAAAGAGGAAGCCTTCAAAGCAGACGCTCTGAAACAAGGCAGTGATTACTATGAGCTAAGCGACACTAAAGAGAGTGCGTATGAGCCTTATCAGACAGGTCGTCTAATACCTGAAgacaaagaggaagaggaggaagaattaCAGACAGAATTGGGCCAGCAGCAAGGTATGCCTGCTCATGAAATAGGGTACAGTACCCTGGCTCAGAGCTATACACCAGACAAATCCGAAGAACCAAGTTCCCCAACAGAACGAATGTTCACTATTGACCCCAAAGTCTATGGGGACAAACGAGAGCTccacagtaaaaataaagatgacCTAACTCTGAGCAGGAGCCTGGGACTTGGGGGTAGATCTGCAATTGAACAGAGAAGTATGTCTATTAACCTGCCCATGTCCTGCCTGGATTCTATAGCTCTAGGATTTAGCTTTGGCCGCGCACATGATCTTTCTCCCCTGGCTTCGGATATTCTAACCAATACTAGTGGCAGTATGGATGAAGGTGACGACTACTTGCCAGCAACCACACCAGCATTAGAGAAGGCCCCTTGCTTCCCCATTGATAGTAGAGAGGAAGATGAGCacattgaagaagaaaaagcaatggcagaagaaaaagtcCAGCCTGAGACTTCGGTTGAATCGCCTTTCCCAGCCAAAGATTATTACAAAAATGGGGCTGTCTTGGCTCCTGACCTGCCTGAAATGTTAGACCTAGCAGGGACAAGATCTAGATTAGCATCTGTGAGTGCAGATGCCGAGGCGGCGCAAAAGAAGTCAGTTCCTTCTGACACTGTTTTGGAAGACAGCAGCGCAGCCCTGCCACCTGTGACAGATGAAAACCATGTAACTCTAAAAGCTGAAAGCCAGCTAGAAGACTTGGGCTACTGTGTTTTCAATAAGTACACAGTCCCACTCCCTTCTCCAGTTCAGGACAGTGAGAATTTAACAAGCGAAACCTGTCCCTTTTATGAAGGCACAGATGAAAAATTGAGACGCAGCCTAGCTCCTGACCTGTCCTTAATAGAAGtgaagctggcagcagctgaaaaatCGAAAGAAGAATTCCTCAGTGAAAAAGATTTAGCTCAGCATGCCGCTGGTGAGTCCGTTCTGGGGAGGGACTTTgagcaggagaagaaagagaagctggATACTGTGCTAGAAAAAAGTGAAGATCAAATTGACTCTAAAGAGGTCTATCCCATTAAAGGTGCAGAGTCAGAGAGGACAAGACCTGAGGCAATcttagaaatgaaagaagaaagtgttGCTGACAAAGTTCATGTGCCTGCTGATACAACGTATGACAGAATATTGTCTACAGAggtaacaacagaaaaagatgcTGTTTCCTTCTTGATGGAGGAGAAGACTCTTAGTGTTGTTCCTGAAATGGCTGAGATAGAAGCTCCAGTAAAACCAGATTACAATGCTATAAAGCATGATTTGGAAGTGGCTGCAAGGAGAGCCGACCAAGAATATCAGAGTCAGTTAGAAAGTAAGATCAGTGAAGGTTCTCTCCCTTCAGGGAAGGACAAAACTCCTGTTAAAAGAGCAGGGCCTGAACCCAAAGAAACTCAACAGAAAGATCAGACCATCTTGTCCAGAGAAGCAAAGGATGCAGATGTACTTTCCAAGACGGAGCCTACTTACGTGAAGGACAGCACCAAActgtctgaaacagaaattaaggaaaaagTAGCTAAGCCCGATCTTGTACATCAAGAGGCAGTTGATAAAGAGGAATCTTATGAATCTAGTGGAGAGCATGATCAAGCCCAGGAAGGTTTGAACGGAGAACCCTTGAAACAAGAGGATATCAAAGGAGAACCTCCAAAACCTACTGTGTCTGGGGAAGAGGTGCCTGCACAGTTGCCAGCAAAGGAGCCTTCTCTGGAGCTCCTCCTTCCAAAAACTGAGCCTCCCCAAGAAGAGCCTGCTGAGATTCAGATGGAGACCATACCACAGCCTACAGAGGAAATTGAAAAGATTCCTGATACAGCTGTGAAACCTACAGAAATCCAAACACTGCTGCCATCCGAAGTGACAGCTGGGGCCGCAAGAAGGGAAGAACATGAGGAAGAAGAGGTAGAAGGgggacaagaagaaaaagaagaggataAACAGCATCTTATACCAGAAATGCCCCAAGAAATGGACCTTGGGAAACCTACCGGTGAAGAAATGCTAGCCAAGGTTTGCCCAGAAGCACTGCCTGAACTCAAAGGCATTATTGAATCCGTGGTGACAGTAGAGGATGACTTTATCACAGTGGTGCAGACAACCGTTGATGAGGGTGAATCTGCGTCTCACAGTGTACGCTTTGCTGCTACCCAGCAGGAAGACATCGAAACTGTGGACTCCCAGGCTGAAGAGGAGCTGGAGGTTGAGGAAGTGGCTGACATTCAAGCTGAGCCCAAGGAGGGCTCCCCAGAAGCTCCTGCTTCACCCGAGAGAGAAGAAATCTTGCTCACCGACTACAAAACAGAGACGTGTGATGATTACAAAGATGAAACAACAATCGACGACTCCATCATGGACACAGACAGTCTCTGGGCAGATACTCAAG ATGATGATAGGAGCATCATGACTGAACAGTTAGAGACTGTTCCTAaagaggagaaggcagacaGAGAATTGCGAAGACCATCTCTTGATaagcataaaaaagaaaaaccttttaaaactgGGCGAGGCAGGATTTCTACTCCTGAAAGGAAACTAGCTAAAAAGGAACCTAGCACACTCTCCAGAGAtgaagtgagaaggaaaaaag TGTATAAGAAAGCTGAACTTGCTAAAAAAACTGAAGTTCAGGCCCACTCTCCTTCCaggaaaatcattttaaaacctGCTATCAAATATACTAGACCAACTCATCTCTCCTGTGTTAAACGGAAGCAGACAG CAGCAGGTGGTGAAACAAACCAGGCTCCTGGTGTATTTaaacaagcaaaggaaaaactcTCA GATGGAGTAAGCAAGAGTCCTGAAAAACGTTCCTCTTTACCAAGACCTTCCTCTATCCTTCCTCCTCGAAGAGCTGTATCAGGAGACCGAGACAGAGAGGAGAACTCTCTCTCCCTCACAACAtccctttcctcttcagtaCGACGGACCACAC GATCAGAACCAATTCGtagcagaacaggaaaaagcGGAACTTCTACCCCCACTACTCCTGGCTCCACTGCCATCACTCCAGGGACACCACCGAGCTATTCCTCCCGTACGCCGGGCACTCCAGGGACACCCAGCTACTCCAGAACCCCACACactcctgggacccccaaatctGCCATACTGGTACCAACTGAGAAAAAAGTTGCCATAATTCGCACTCCTCCTAAATCTCCAGCCACTCCAAAGCAGCTGCGAGTTATTAATCAGCCTCTGCCTGACCTCAAGAATGTCAGGTCCAAAATTGGATCAACAGATAACATCAAATACCAGCCTAAGGGAGGTCAG GTACAGATCGTAACCAAGAAGATTGACTTGAGTCATGTGACTTCCAAGTGTGGCTCGCTCAAGAACATCCATCACAAGCCAG GAGGTGGGCGTGTGAAAATTGAGAGCGTGAAACTGGATTTCAAAGAGAAAGCTCAGGCTAAAGTTGGTTCACTTGAAAATGCCCACCATGTACCTGGCGGTGGTAATGTCAAG ATTGACAGCCAGAAACTAAACTTCAGAGAGCACGCTAAAGCCCGTGTTGATCACGGGGCTGAGATCATCACGCAGTCACCAGGCAGGTCCAGCGTGGCTTCACCACGCAGACTCAGCAACGTCTCATCCTCTGGAAGCATCAACCTGCTTGAATCGCCCCAGCTTGCTACCCTCGCTGAAGATGTCACGGCAGCCCTTGCTAAGCAGGGCTTATGA
- the MAP2 gene encoding microtubule-associated protein 2 isoform X13, with translation MAVEAKPAALPGKQAGKEHGPAEPSDQARGLGEGQPESGLEAKVCHEDKVPSVASSRASVTVVAETPLKDTSPSLAEEDLLAATKMEFRVQEGTCPFTTEPLDTKQQESGKDSKTEQPKHDALVPQPAKTEDKKDSQSKDKEKTPSHPTEQISETDSQKKGEASFAEPASKLPGFQEQKDLPSELPKGSKTEERTADVPSSSNQIMSMTFRDDLKDVQDLAISHEGSSLMLSEPKAEAAKSELRSGPSPAVPQELPLKDSYKTKQEPTDQLFAKDLAKDEQIHRDMTLALHEEVAVDGLKTPSAQKIPAWGEEKDMTKEESDEEERYDFYDKGEARILDDGKFTTKPEVKTLSQDKADFQKDAEAKMSSDLFKAEKEMDQSGLPATVDMKKDVQPSTEVSPGKLSPELTLEKTTEHPDTTQLSQTTEKTPEAQSLTTDKAPLEPSQEKDVKKDTKDDKTSVSATDEMKAEVDRSGMSKYFETSALKEEAFKADALKQGSDYYELSDTKESAYEPYQTGRLIPEDKEEEEEELQTELGQQQGMPAHEIGYSTLAQSYTPDKSEEPSSPTERMFTIDPKVYGDKRELHSKNKDDLTLSRSLGLGGRSAIEQRSMSINLPMSCLDSIALGFSFGRAHDLSPLASDILTNTSGSMDEGDDYLPATTPALEKAPCFPIDSREEDEHIEEEKAMAEEKVQPETSVESPFPAKDYYKNGAVLAPDLPEMLDLAGTRSRLASVSADAEAAQKKSVPSDTVLEDSSAALPPVTDENHVTLKAESQLEDLGYCVFNKYTVPLPSPVQDSENLTSETCPFYEGTDEKLRRSLAPDLSLIEVKLAAAEKSKEEFLSEKDLAQHAAGESVLGRDFEQEKKEKLDTVLEKSEDQIDSKEVYPIKGAESERTRPEAILEMKEESVADKVHVPADTTYDRILSTEVTTEKDAVSFLMEEKTLSVVPEMAEIEAPVKPDYNAIKHDLEVAARRADQEYQSQLESKISEGSLPSGKDKTPVKRAGPEPKETQQKDQTILSREAKDADVLSKTEPTYVKDSTKLSETEIKEKVAKPDLVHQEAVDKEESYESSGEHDQAQEGLNGEPLKQEDIKGEPPKPTVSGEEVPAQLPAKEPSLELLLPKTEPPQEEPAEIQMETIPQPTEEIEKIPDTAVKPTEIQTLLPSEVTAGAARREEHEEEEVEGGQEEKEEDKQHLIPEMPQEMDLGKPTGEEMLAKVCPEALPELKGIIESVVTVEDDFITVVQTTVDEGESASHSVRFAATQQEDIETVDSQAEEELEVEEVADIQAEPKEGSPEAPASPEREEILLTDYKTETCDDYKDETTIDDSIMDTDSLWADTQDDDRSIMTEQLETVPKEEKADRELRRPSLDKHKKEKPFKTGRGRISTPERKLAKKEPSTLSRDEVRRKKAVYKKAELAKKTEVQAHSPSRKIILKPAIKYTRPTHLSCVKRKQTAAGGETNQAPGVFKQAKEKLSDGVSKSPEKRSSLPRPSSILPPRRAVSGDRDREENSLSLTTSLSSSVRRTTRSEPIRSRTGKSGTSTPTTPGSTAITPGTPPSYSSRTPGTPGTPSYSRTPHTPGTPKSAILVPTEKKVAIIRTPPKSPATPKQLRVINQPLPDLKNVRSKIGSTDNIKYQPKGGQVRILNKKIDFSDIQSRCGSRDNIKHSAGGGNVQIVTKKIDLSHVTSKCGSLKNIHHKPGGGRVKIESVKLDFKEKAQAKVGSLENAHHVPGGGNVKIDSQKLNFREHAKARVDHGAEIITQSPGRSSVASPRRLSNVSSSGSINLLESPQLATLAEDVTAALAKQGL, from the exons ATGGCTGTGGAAGCGAAacctgctgctcttcctggGAAGCAAGCGGGGAAAGAGCACGGGCCTGCTGAGCCTTCAGACCAGGCCAGGGGCCTCGGTGAGGGTCAGCCGGAATCTGGTTTGGAGGCCAAAGTGTGTCACGAAGACAAAGTGCCAAGTGTGGCATCCAGCAGGGCGAGCGTAACAGTTGTGGCGGAAACGCCTCTGAAAGACACATCCCCTTCCTTGGCCGAGGAAG ATTTACTTGCAGCCACGAAGATGGAATTCCGTGTCCAGGAGGGCACATGCCCTTTCACAACAGAACCGTTAGATACAAAGCAACAGGAATCTGGAAAAGACAGTAAGACTGAGCAACCTAAACATGATGCCTTAGTTCCACAGCCAGCAAAAACAGAGGATAAAAAGGATTCACAgagcaaagacaaagaaaaaacgCCTTCACATCCAACAGAACAGATCTCGGAAACTGATTCACAGAAGAAAGGGGAAGCCAGTTTTGCAGAACCTGCCTCCAAGCTTCCTGGTTTTCAAGAACAAAAGGACTTGCCATCTGAACTGCCTAAAGggagcaaaacagaagaaaggactGCAGATGTGCCCTCATCATCCAACCAAATTATGTCTATGACATTTAGAGATGACCTTAAAGATGTCCAAGATCTTGCCATAAGCCATGAGGGAAGTTCTCTGATGCTGTCAGAACCCAAGGCAGAGGCAGCCAAAAGTGAACTACGTTCAGGCCCATCTCCTGCTGTCCCCCAGGAGCTTCCTCTCAAAGacagttacaaaacaaaacaggaaccCACTGACCAACTGTTTGCCAAAGATCTCGCTAAAGATGAACAGATCCACAGAGACATGACCCTAGCTCTGCATGAAGAAGTAGCTGTAGATGGCCTGAAAACACCAAGTGCCCAGAAAATCCCTGCatggggggaggaaaaggacaTGACTAAGGAGGAGAGTGATGAGGAAGAAAGGTATGACTTCTATGATAAAGGGGAGGCTCGAATATTAGACGATGGTAAATTTACCACAAAACCTGAAGTTAAGACCCTTTCCCAAGACAAAGCAGACTTTCAAAAGGATGCTGAAGCTAAAATGTCATCTGatcttttcaaagcagaaaaagaaatggaccAAAGTGGGCTTCCAGCAACAGTAGACATGAAAAAAGATGTGCAGCCAAGCACAGAGGTATCCCCAGGCAAGTTAAGCCCTGAACTGACCCTTGAGAAAACAACAGAGCACCCTGATACCACACAGTTATCCCAAACAACAGAGAAGACCCCTGAGGCACAAAGTTTAACCACAGATAAGGCTCCTCTAGAACCTTCTCAAGAGAAAGATGTTAAAAAGGATACCAAGGATGATAAGACAAGTGTTTCGGCTACTgatgaaatgaaagcagaagtggATCGATCAGGAATGTCGAAGTATTTTGAAACCTCTGCACTAAAAGAGGAAGCCTTCAAAGCAGACGCTCTGAAACAAGGCAGTGATTACTATGAGCTAAGCGACACTAAAGAGAGTGCGTATGAGCCTTATCAGACAGGTCGTCTAATACCTGAAgacaaagaggaagaggaggaagaattaCAGACAGAATTGGGCCAGCAGCAAGGTATGCCTGCTCATGAAATAGGGTACAGTACCCTGGCTCAGAGCTATACACCAGACAAATCCGAAGAACCAAGTTCCCCAACAGAACGAATGTTCACTATTGACCCCAAAGTCTATGGGGACAAACGAGAGCTccacagtaaaaataaagatgacCTAACTCTGAGCAGGAGCCTGGGACTTGGGGGTAGATCTGCAATTGAACAGAGAAGTATGTCTATTAACCTGCCCATGTCCTGCCTGGATTCTATAGCTCTAGGATTTAGCTTTGGCCGCGCACATGATCTTTCTCCCCTGGCTTCGGATATTCTAACCAATACTAGTGGCAGTATGGATGAAGGTGACGACTACTTGCCAGCAACCACACCAGCATTAGAGAAGGCCCCTTGCTTCCCCATTGATAGTAGAGAGGAAGATGAGCacattgaagaagaaaaagcaatggcagaagaaaaagtcCAGCCTGAGACTTCGGTTGAATCGCCTTTCCCAGCCAAAGATTATTACAAAAATGGGGCTGTCTTGGCTCCTGACCTGCCTGAAATGTTAGACCTAGCAGGGACAAGATCTAGATTAGCATCTGTGAGTGCAGATGCCGAGGCGGCGCAAAAGAAGTCAGTTCCTTCTGACACTGTTTTGGAAGACAGCAGCGCAGCCCTGCCACCTGTGACAGATGAAAACCATGTAACTCTAAAAGCTGAAAGCCAGCTAGAAGACTTGGGCTACTGTGTTTTCAATAAGTACACAGTCCCACTCCCTTCTCCAGTTCAGGACAGTGAGAATTTAACAAGCGAAACCTGTCCCTTTTATGAAGGCACAGATGAAAAATTGAGACGCAGCCTAGCTCCTGACCTGTCCTTAATAGAAGtgaagctggcagcagctgaaaaatCGAAAGAAGAATTCCTCAGTGAAAAAGATTTAGCTCAGCATGCCGCTGGTGAGTCCGTTCTGGGGAGGGACTTTgagcaggagaagaaagagaagctggATACTGTGCTAGAAAAAAGTGAAGATCAAATTGACTCTAAAGAGGTCTATCCCATTAAAGGTGCAGAGTCAGAGAGGACAAGACCTGAGGCAATcttagaaatgaaagaagaaagtgttGCTGACAAAGTTCATGTGCCTGCTGATACAACGTATGACAGAATATTGTCTACAGAggtaacaacagaaaaagatgcTGTTTCCTTCTTGATGGAGGAGAAGACTCTTAGTGTTGTTCCTGAAATGGCTGAGATAGAAGCTCCAGTAAAACCAGATTACAATGCTATAAAGCATGATTTGGAAGTGGCTGCAAGGAGAGCCGACCAAGAATATCAGAGTCAGTTAGAAAGTAAGATCAGTGAAGGTTCTCTCCCTTCAGGGAAGGACAAAACTCCTGTTAAAAGAGCAGGGCCTGAACCCAAAGAAACTCAACAGAAAGATCAGACCATCTTGTCCAGAGAAGCAAAGGATGCAGATGTACTTTCCAAGACGGAGCCTACTTACGTGAAGGACAGCACCAAActgtctgaaacagaaattaaggaaaaagTAGCTAAGCCCGATCTTGTACATCAAGAGGCAGTTGATAAAGAGGAATCTTATGAATCTAGTGGAGAGCATGATCAAGCCCAGGAAGGTTTGAACGGAGAACCCTTGAAACAAGAGGATATCAAAGGAGAACCTCCAAAACCTACTGTGTCTGGGGAAGAGGTGCCTGCACAGTTGCCAGCAAAGGAGCCTTCTCTGGAGCTCCTCCTTCCAAAAACTGAGCCTCCCCAAGAAGAGCCTGCTGAGATTCAGATGGAGACCATACCACAGCCTACAGAGGAAATTGAAAAGATTCCTGATACAGCTGTGAAACCTACAGAAATCCAAACACTGCTGCCATCCGAAGTGACAGCTGGGGCCGCAAGAAGGGAAGAACATGAGGAAGAAGAGGTAGAAGGgggacaagaagaaaaagaagaggataAACAGCATCTTATACCAGAAATGCCCCAAGAAATGGACCTTGGGAAACCTACCGGTGAAGAAATGCTAGCCAAGGTTTGCCCAGAAGCACTGCCTGAACTCAAAGGCATTATTGAATCCGTGGTGACAGTAGAGGATGACTTTATCACAGTGGTGCAGACAACCGTTGATGAGGGTGAATCTGCGTCTCACAGTGTACGCTTTGCTGCTACCCAGCAGGAAGACATCGAAACTGTGGACTCCCAGGCTGAAGAGGAGCTGGAGGTTGAGGAAGTGGCTGACATTCAAGCTGAGCCCAAGGAGGGCTCCCCAGAAGCTCCTGCTTCACCCGAGAGAGAAGAAATCTTGCTCACCGACTACAAAACAGAGACGTGTGATGATTACAAAGATGAAACAACAATCGACGACTCCATCATGGACACAGACAGTCTCTGGGCAGATACTCAAG ATGATGATAGGAGCATCATGACTGAACAGTTAGAGACTGTTCCTAaagaggagaaggcagacaGAGAATTGCGAAGACCATCTCTTGATaagcataaaaaagaaaaaccttttaaaactgGGCGAGGCAGGATTTCTACTCCTGAAAGGAAACTAGCTAAAAAGGAACCTAGCACACTCTCCAGAGAtgaagtgagaaggaaaaaag CAGTGTATAAGAAAGCTGAACTTGCTAAAAAAACTGAAGTTCAGGCCCACTCTCCTTCCaggaaaatcattttaaaacctGCTATCAAATATACTAGACCAACTCATCTCTCCTGTGTTAAACGGAAGCAGACAG CAGCAGGTGGTGAAACAAACCAGGCTCCTGGTGTATTTaaacaagcaaaggaaaaactcTCA GATGGAGTAAGCAAGAGTCCTGAAAAACGTTCCTCTTTACCAAGACCTTCCTCTATCCTTCCTCCTCGAAGAGCTGTATCAGGAGACCGAGACAGAGAGGAGAACTCTCTCTCCCTCACAACAtccctttcctcttcagtaCGACGGACCACAC GATCAGAACCAATTCGtagcagaacaggaaaaagcGGAACTTCTACCCCCACTACTCCTGGCTCCACTGCCATCACTCCAGGGACACCACCGAGCTATTCCTCCCGTACGCCGGGCACTCCAGGGACACCCAGCTACTCCAGAACCCCACACactcctgggacccccaaatctGCCATACTGGTACCAACTGAGAAAAAAGTTGCCATAATTCGCACTCCTCCTAAATCTCCAGCCACTCCAAAGCAGCTGCGAGTTATTAATCAGCCTCTGCCTGACCTCAAGAATGTCAGGTCCAAAATTGGATCAACAGATAACATCAAATACCAGCCTAAGGGAGGTCAG GTTAGGATTTTAAACAAGAAGATCGATTTTAGCGATATTCAGTCCCGGTGTGGTTCCAGAGATAACATCAAACATTCTGCGGGGGGAGGAAAT GTACAGATCGTAACCAAGAAGATTGACTTGAGTCATGTGACTTCCAAGTGTGGCTCGCTCAAGAACATCCATCACAAGCCAG GAGGTGGGCGTGTGAAAATTGAGAGCGTGAAACTGGATTTCAAAGAGAAAGCTCAGGCTAAAGTTGGTTCACTTGAAAATGCCCACCATGTACCTGGCGGTGGTAATGTCAAG ATTGACAGCCAGAAACTAAACTTCAGAGAGCACGCTAAAGCCCGTGTTGATCACGGGGCTGAGATCATCACGCAGTCACCAGGCAGGTCCAGCGTGGCTTCACCACGCAGACTCAGCAACGTCTCATCCTCTGGAAGCATCAACCTGCTTGAATCGCCCCAGCTTGCTACCCTCGCTGAAGATGTCACGGCAGCCCTTGCTAAGCAGGGCTTATGA